In Kordiimonas sp. SCSIO 12610, the sequence GAAATCCGGGATTACCCAATGGATATCCATTGCCTTGGCATCAAAAAGATTAGATTTCGGCGCCAAGCTATTGCGCGGTAAATCGATCATATCCCGCAAGTGTTTCGGCAGCGGCAGCGTCGCTTTTTTATTTATATTCTTATTTGTGCTTGCCTTCATGAATGACTTGTCAGGAAACTTATGGCCAGCAAGCATGCCCTTGGTCACATAATGTGCAAATGCGCTAACGCCGTCGGCTTTTACGTCAGGGTGCTGGTCAAAATAGACTTCGGAACAGAATTTTGGTGATGGCTCATGCCCGAGCTTCAGACCCTCACTGATGAAATAGGCAAAAGGATTCCGCTTTTTAATCAGTTTTTTATAGGCGTTTTTATACCAATATGTCTCAAAGAAAGGATTGGGATGCCGGTTTTGTTCAGTACCTGTTGTCATAAAGTGCGCTAGCGTATGACAGTCTGGATAGTTCCACAGATCAGTATAATATTGTTTGTACCAATCACCTTTAAAGAGGCCGCTTTCGTGAATGAGCGCCATATCTTCGATCAGGTCAGGGTTCGATCCATATTCCATTTCAACCGGAAAAATTAGCCGGTTTTCATGAATGCCGACATGAAGATAGTGTACGAGGGGATTGATATTCTGATCGGCAACATCACTATGATGCTTGAGGTATAAACGCCCTGAAAATTGGCTTGATGGGTTAACTTTATTTTTCCAACCTCGCTTGGCATAATGCTCTAAGACAAGGCCGTCATATTTTCGTGCTGCCTGCGAACGCTCTTTATACCACGCGACATCAAAATAACGATTTGGGTTATAATTGTTTTCTTCGCCAACGGTGACATAATGCTCATAGGGATCGATGCCTTGGAGAGCGACCTCAGGATAGGTTTGTAAATACCAATCAGCTTGAAAAAGCTTGGTTTCACGCAGGCTTTTGACGGACTTTTTGCCCCTGCTTAGTGATAGTTTCATTATACCTAACCTGCCCCGGTTAATACGTACGATCGTTGTCAAAAGAACCAGGCTTTTTATGCAATGCCTATAAGGGCCCTTTTAAGGAGTATCGCTAATATTCTCAACTAATTTGAACTTGTGATGAACGATATTACTAAAGATTAATGTTTCACAATGATTTTAGCCAATACTATTGATTTCTAGCGTTTTAAAATCGAGGTGTGTGTTGGTTCGCTTTTCAACAGTTGCGGCGAATAAAACCGATCACTTTTAAGATATTCACCCCATTTGGCGCGCATTTTTTCCCGTTCTTTTTTCTCTCGGATATCTTTAGCGCTGTCCTGTGCGTCATACCCGCGGCTTTTCGATTCCAGATGTTGGAATGTTATTGCAGGAACATACATATTTTTAAGCCCTGCCTTTAAAATCGACAGGCTGAAATCAACATCATTGAACGCAACCGGAAGGTTGTCTTCGTCAAAGCCGCCAACTTTTTCAAAGGTATTTCGCCTACATGCAAGGAACGCCCCGATGATGGCTGAGGTCTGATGCGGTAACTGCGCGCGGTCCATATAGCTTTGGTTCACGCTTTGGCAATAGGCTTCCTTGAGCACAATATTATCCGTGTCCAAAACATAGCCACCATATTGAATGGTTCCATCCTCGAACAATAATCGAGCACCAACAGCGCCGATATCACCGCGGTTCAGGTAGCCCCGCAGGATATGATCCCATCCTTTATCAAGGGCGACAGTGTCATTATTGAGGAACAATAGATATTCTGCGCTTGTTTCCCGAGAGGCATAATTATTGATCGCAGCCCAGTTGAACGGGACGTCATAGGATAACACGCGGATGTTGCTTGCCTCATTGATTTCTTTTAGCCAGCCCTTTGTTGCATCTTCTTCGCTACCATTATCAATGATCAGGATTTCGGTTTGATCCGGGTATTGTAGCGTTTCCTGCAGGCTCTTGACGCAGTTTCGGCTCAGCTCCAATGCATCGCGCATGGGGATGATGATCGCCATCATAGGCGTGTCGGGTGAGAGCGGCCATGTGATCTGCCCTGTGTTTTCCAGCATACCGTCATATGTGTCATCAGCGTTTAGGGTGATCGATGCACCTGGGCTTACCTCCTTCAGGTGGTTGCTTAAGGCCTGTTCATAATCCCTGATCTCACTTTTCGTAACCGTGCAAGTGTCCTTGGCCTCAAACAGAAGGTGGGGAACGTGCGCGAAGGCCTTATCGCCAAATTTTTCATAGGCCTTGAACCATAGGTTATGCGGGGATAGGTCGCCCGAAAACACGCCACTTTTAACCGCGAAGGCGCGGGGGTAGGTGGCGCGGGTCAAAAGCTCTTCATAATCAAAACTATGCTTGAAAACTGGGGTAATGCCCCCGCTGTCATCCATCCATTCATGATCCGCGAAAAAGATGACGGCATCCGGGTTTTTCTGTACAGCCTGCTGGAAATAGTGCAGGGCTTGCTCTGTCAGCTGAAGGCTGGCGTGACAATGAACGTGTAGGTCAAGGTCGCCTTCATCTGTTAAATCACTGTCGGGGACTGCGTCGTTTAACAAATGCTTTGATGTCTGATAGGCCGCAAGCGGGATCGCTGCATATTTCTGAATGTCAGGCAGGGAAGCCTTGATCTCATCAATCTGATGTTGGACCTCAACCCCGCTATTTTGGGCCGCATCCTCCAGCGCATGGGTGAAATTCACCATGTTTAAGGCGTATGATGCCCCCATGTTCGGGAAGGCGCGTGCGGGGCATATGGGCATATGGGTTTCATGATCAAATACCGAGAGAACTAGATGATCATGATGCGCTAACTGCCGCGGCAGATTTACCGTAAAGTGAAACCCTGTATATTTAAAACCCAGGTGTTTTTCTTCCACATCGCGGCGCAGGCCATTGGCTTGCTGGGTGCCGATATAGGTGCCGTTTAGGTAAAAATCGAGATTAAGGCTTTCGCCTTCACGCGCCAGATTAAGGGCATAGCCAAAACATTCATTACCGCGAATGTCCTCTATGATGCCCATCACAGGTTCGGGGTGGCTGGTATCAGTGTCGCCCATCCATTTCGCGAAATCCGCCCCTGAATATCCAGTTGATCCGTTATCAAGTACACGCAAAATTCGCCAATGCTCACAAATTGCCTTCAATGCGGCGGTGCGGTGCTCAATGGCCTTCAGTTTAATGCCAAAATGCTTTTTAACGGCCTTGGCCACCAAATCCTGCTGTTCAGGTGAATAGGGCATCCATGCAAGCGCCTTCCTGAGCGCAAGCGGTTGCAGCACACCGTAGACAAATTCCTTATTGTTGGTGATCTCGTTTAAGGTGCTCGTCAGGCCCTTGCCAAGACGGCGGGAAATTTCGCTATCATGATTGGCACCGCGGCCATAAAACAGCAAAAGGAAGCCCTTGATGTCTTCCTTATTGCAGGTTTTTTTCTTTTTCTTCCCGAAGGCAAGCATGCTGTTTCCAAAGCTAACTGATCGTCCCAGTTGTTTAGATACCGCTTTTCTCAAACTTCAGCAAGTTGGCAAGATACTCGCCGTAACTGTTTTTGTAGCTTTTGGCGAGGGCATCAAGCGCCGCATCATCGATAAAGCCAGAGCGCCAAGCAACTTCTTCGGGGCAGGCAACCTTCAGGCCCTGCCGTGCTTCAACTGTTTGCACAAACTGGCTTGCCTGTAGCATGAAATCCACTGTGCCGGTATCTAACCACGCTGTTCCGCGCTGCAATTTAATCACATTCAAATCGCCGCGATTCATATAGGCTTCGTTCACGCTCGTGATCTCTAATTCGCCGCGGGCTGATGGTTTTACGGCCTTCGCGATATCAACCACATCCTTGTCGTAGAAATACAGGCCTGTTACCGCGAGGTTACTTTTA encodes:
- a CDS encoding glycosyltransferase family 2 protein, translating into MLAFGKKKKKTCNKEDIKGFLLLFYGRGANHDSEISRRLGKGLTSTLNEITNNKEFVYGVLQPLALRKALAWMPYSPEQQDLVAKAVKKHFGIKLKAIEHRTAALKAICEHWRILRVLDNGSTGYSGADFAKWMGDTDTSHPEPVMGIIEDIRGNECFGYALNLAREGESLNLDFYLNGTYIGTQQANGLRRDVEEKHLGFKYTGFHFTVNLPRQLAHHDHLVLSVFDHETHMPICPARAFPNMGASYALNMVNFTHALEDAAQNSGVEVQHQIDEIKASLPDIQKYAAIPLAAYQTSKHLLNDAVPDSDLTDEGDLDLHVHCHASLQLTEQALHYFQQAVQKNPDAVIFFADHEWMDDSGGITPVFKHSFDYEELLTRATYPRAFAVKSGVFSGDLSPHNLWFKAYEKFGDKAFAHVPHLLFEAKDTCTVTKSEIRDYEQALSNHLKEVSPGASITLNADDTYDGMLENTGQITWPLSPDTPMMAIIIPMRDALELSRNCVKSLQETLQYPDQTEILIIDNGSEEDATKGWLKEINEASNIRVLSYDVPFNWAAINNYASRETSAEYLLFLNNDTVALDKGWDHILRGYLNRGDIGAVGARLLFEDGTIQYGGYVLDTDNIVLKEAYCQSVNQSYMDRAQLPHQTSAIIGAFLACRRNTFEKVGGFDEDNLPVAFNDVDFSLSILKAGLKNMYVPAITFQHLESKSRGYDAQDSAKDIREKKEREKMRAKWGEYLKSDRFYSPQLLKSEPTHTSILKR